GTTCTGCATCTATTCCACGGGCCACGGCACCCTGGTGAACTCCCTGGGACTAGGACGGGTGGTATCCGAGGCGTCAAGTCGCGGCGTGTCCCTATTTGCCCAGGACCTGAAGACGGGGTTCATCAGGGGAGAGGCTAACGATGTAGCCCAGGACCTGGCGTCAAGACTCCTCACCCCCCAGCAACGCGAGAGGGCCATCCAGGAGGTCACGAGGAAGTGTGTCATGAACGGGGTGACCACTGTCCACGCCTTGGAGGGCCGGAGGCAACCGTGGGACCCGGAGGTAACCTCCCTGCTCGAGATGAAGGAGCACCTTCCCCTGGATATTGTTGTGTACTACCAGACCACGTCGGTGAAGGCCGTTACCGATCTGGGACTGCCCCGGATCGGGGGATGCGTGTTCGTGGACGGCGACTTCACACCCCATACCGCCGCGCTGAGGGAACCCTACGCCGATGACCCCAGCACCCATGGGGTCCTCTACTTCCGCCAGGAGGAACTGGATGCCTTTGTGGCGGAGGCGCACAGGGCTGACCTGCAGGTGGCGCTCCACTGTGTGGGGGATGCCGCCATAGAACAGGCCCTTAGCTCTTACGAGACTGCCTTGCGAGACACACCAGGCCATGACAGGCGCCACCGTATAGAGCACTTCGAGATCCCCGACCACGCCTTGGCCCAGAAGGCTTGTGATCTAGGGGTGGTACTGGCCATGCAGCCCGCCTTCGACCACTTCTGGGACTACAAAGCCTACGAGCGGCAACTGGGGCAGGAGAGGGCCTTGAGGAAGAACCCCTTTCGCCGGCTGCTGGACCAGGGACTCATCATCGGAGCAGGCTCTGACAGCTTTGTGACCCCCATAGACCCCTTGCTGGGCATCCACTCCTGCCTGAACCACAGCGTGAGAGAGTCCCGGATCGGGCTTCATGAAGCCATCGCCATTTACACCATAGGGTCTGCCTACATAGGCTTTGAGGAAAGTGTAAAGGGAAGCATAAGGCAGGGGAAACAGGCAGACGTCGCCATACTCTCCCAGGACATCCACAAGGCTGACCCCGCAAGGATCAAGGACATCAAGGTGGCGGCTACCATTAGGAGGGGCGACTTCGTATGGCAAAGCCCGGGTTTTCCCGGAAAGAGGTGAAACCCTGCCGGGCTGGAGGCCCTGAGAATGGAATCCTGGAGTGAAGGCCA
Above is a genomic segment from Bacillota bacterium containing:
- a CDS encoding amidohydrolase, with translation MKHPLVLYNGSIITMDPECPKAEAVAIKGGHFALVGSTSQAKEAFPEAAYIDLEGKTALPGFVDSHCHFTWTGHHLVRPSVEHCSSVKECLEALSCERECLDTGEPLVTWGIDEIRLREGRLPTLEELDRAVPCTPLFCIYSTGHGTLVNSLGLGRVVSEASSRGVSLFAQDLKTGFIRGEANDVAQDLASRLLTPQQRERAIQEVTRKCVMNGVTTVHALEGRRQPWDPEVTSLLEMKEHLPLDIVVYYQTTSVKAVTDLGLPRIGGCVFVDGDFTPHTAALREPYADDPSTHGVLYFRQEELDAFVAEAHRADLQVALHCVGDAAIEQALSSYETALRDTPGHDRRHRIEHFEIPDHALAQKACDLGVVLAMQPAFDHFWDYKAYERQLGQERALRKNPFRRLLDQGLIIGAGSDSFVTPIDPLLGIHSCLNHSVRESRIGLHEAIAIYTIGSAYIGFEESVKGSIRQGKQADVAILSQDIHKADPARIKDIKVAATIRRGDFVWQSPGFPGKR